A stretch of the Streptomyces sp. NBC_00078 genome encodes the following:
- a CDS encoding AbfB domain-containing protein, which yields MSALRARLTVIVLAVCLLFTGQALTTPQRAAAADPGYLMVHFTGDSATGQMLYLAHSTDGLHWNDLNGGAPVLNSLIGTKGVRDPALVRSPDGTKYWIIATDLCIRCGSTYTDGSPSFVVWESTDLVTWSKPWLLGAAGLIPGGKNAWAPEAIWNPETNDYVLYWATNATVNGVFKYRIYYARTKDFRTITTPQIWIDPPGSTAVVDTQMTEVPAGGPYRYVRVSGDGQNNVEGSNSILGTWTNLGNLSSIGVTGNVVEGPVWMKFRDRDEWALYIDYNSPSGVREYRPILTTNPFSVSSYRLQDASSYDMGGTPKRHGAIMTLTAAEESRVLARWPNTPAQRLQSYNYPDRYIRHYAYLLRLDPITTATGRGDATFRVTS from the coding sequence ATGTCCGCGCTTCGCGCCCGGCTGACGGTGATAGTGCTTGCCGTCTGCCTCCTCTTCACAGGCCAAGCCCTGACCACACCCCAGCGGGCGGCCGCCGCCGACCCCGGCTACCTGATGGTGCATTTCACCGGCGATTCCGCGACCGGCCAGATGTTGTACCTCGCGCACAGCACGGACGGCCTGCACTGGAACGACCTCAACGGCGGAGCGCCGGTCCTGAACTCCCTGATCGGCACGAAGGGGGTGCGCGACCCCGCACTGGTGCGCTCTCCCGACGGGACCAAGTACTGGATCATCGCGACCGACCTGTGCATCCGCTGCGGCTCGACGTACACCGACGGCAGCCCCAGCTTCGTGGTGTGGGAGTCGACGGACCTGGTGACCTGGTCGAAGCCGTGGCTGCTCGGCGCCGCCGGACTGATCCCCGGCGGGAAGAACGCGTGGGCGCCGGAGGCGATCTGGAACCCCGAGACCAACGACTACGTCCTGTACTGGGCGACGAACGCCACGGTGAACGGCGTGTTCAAGTACCGCATCTACTACGCCCGCACCAAGGACTTCCGCACCATCACCACCCCCCAGATCTGGATCGACCCCCCCGGCAGCACGGCGGTCGTCGACACCCAGATGACCGAGGTGCCCGCGGGCGGCCCCTACCGCTACGTGCGGGTCTCCGGTGACGGCCAGAACAATGTCGAGGGCAGCAACTCGATCCTGGGGACGTGGACCAACCTCGGCAACCTCTCCAGCATCGGCGTCACCGGTAACGTGGTCGAAGGCCCGGTGTGGATGAAGTTCCGGGACCGCGATGAGTGGGCCCTCTACATCGACTACAACAGCCCGAGCGGCGTGCGCGAATACCGGCCGATCCTGACGACCAATCCGTTCAGCGTCAGCTCCTACCGGCTTCAGGACGCGTCAAGCTACGACATGGGCGGCACCCCGAAGCGCCACGGCGCGATCATGACCCTCACGGCCGCTGAGGAGAGCCGCGTGCTCGCCCGCTGGCCCAACACCCCGGCCCAGCGGCTGCAGTCGTACAACTACCCCGACCGCTACATCCGCCACTACGCCTACCTGCTGCGCCTCGACCCGATCACCACCGCGACGGGACGCGGCGACGCCACCTTCCGCGTGACGAGCTGA